The candidate division WOR-3 bacterium genome has a window encoding:
- the lpxA gene encoding acyl-ACP--UDP-N-acetylglucosamine O-acyltransferase, whose product MKADIHPEANIEEGVKIEPGCLIEKDVTIGKGTKIGRGVIIKSGVKIGDGNEIHPYAVIGDTPQDKSHPEKLGKVIIGNFNIIREFVTIHLPVGEGTETRVGDNNYIMAYSHIAHNCKVGNNVLLVNGATLGGYVEVEDFAYISAFVPVHQWVRIGAYSLIGGGLRITQDLVPFALAAGYPLRVISPNFTGLRRNGFSAERIAPIKEAFRILFRSGLNTKHAIEKIREEFEGNKDIEHIIKFINESKRGIVK is encoded by the coding sequence ATGAAGGCGGATATTCACCCAGAGGCAAATATTGAAGAGGGTGTTAAAATTGAGCCTGGGTGTTTAATAGAGAAAGATGTTACAATAGGTAAAGGAACAAAAATCGGGAGGGGAGTTATTATAAAAAGTGGTGTTAAAATTGGAGATGGTAATGAAATACATCCTTATGCTGTTATAGGTGATACTCCTCAGGATAAAAGTCATCCAGAGAAATTAGGAAAAGTGATTATTGGAAATTTCAACATAATAAGGGAATTTGTGACGATTCATTTACCAGTTGGAGAAGGGACAGAAACGAGGGTTGGAGATAATAACTATATTATGGCTTATTCTCATATAGCTCACAATTGTAAGGTTGGGAATAATGTTCTACTTGTAAATGGGGCTACTCTTGGAGGTTATGTAGAAGTTGAAGATTTCGCTTATATTTCAGCTTTTGTGCCGGTTCATCAATGGGTGAGAATCGGAGCTTATTCTTTGATAGGAGGAGGTTTAAGAATCACACAAGACCTTGTTCCTTTTGCTCTTGCTGCCGGATATCCTTTGAGGGTCATTTCTCCTAATTTCACTGGCTTAAGAAGAAACGGATTTAGTGCTGAACGAATAGCCCCTATAAAAGAAGCTTTTAGAATTTTATTCCGTTCAGGGCTTAATACAAAACATGCTATAGAGAAAATTAGGGAAGAATTTGAAGGAAATAAAGACATAGAGCATATTATAAAATTTATTAATGAATCTAAAAGGGGAATAGTTAAATAA
- a CDS encoding TlpA disulfide reductase family protein, which yields MNKFLILIIILCSFPTVSCNSSNSSTKKEIKTNPEKGKETLAPDFTLEDLEGNKHTLSKYKGKVVIINFWAIHCPACRKEILFLKNLYKEYIEEKNENLVILGIGIGKKSNLKFFSDFIKINYPILICDIETARKYRVQAVPVTIIINKKGEIINTRMGFSESFGEKIKIIVKELLKEEEEKESEK from the coding sequence TTGAATAAATTTTTAATATTAATAATCATTCTTTGCTCTTTCCCTACCGTTTCTTGCAACTCGAGTAATTCTTCTACAAAAAAAGAAATAAAAACAAATCCAGAAAAAGGCAAAGAAACTTTAGCTCCAGACTTCACGCTTGAAGACTTAGAAGGGAATAAACACACTCTTTCTAAATACAAAGGTAAGGTAGTCATTATAAACTTTTGGGCAATTCACTGCCCTGCCTGCAGAAAAGAAATTCTATTTCTTAAAAATTTGTATAAAGAATATATAGAAGAAAAAAATGAAAATTTGGTAATATTAGGGATTGGGATTGGGAAAAAGAGCAACCTTAAATTTTTCAGTGATTTTATTAAAATAAACTATCCAATTTTAATCTGCGATATTGAAACTGCAAGAAAATATAGGGTTCAGGCAGTTCCGGTTACTATTATAATAAACAAAAAAGGTGAAATAATAAATACAAGAATGGGATTCAGTGAAAGTTTTGGAGAAAAAATAAAAATCATTGTAAAGGAATTATTAAAAGAAGAGGAGGAAAAAGAAAGTGAAAAATAA
- a CDS encoding glutaredoxin family protein → MNIKVYTASNCPYCIKLKNFLKENGIKFKEINISIYPEAVKELKNITGQVGVPVLLFGNQKIVGFNEEHLRKVLNIKRRKFE, encoded by the coding sequence ATGAATATTAAGGTCTATACTGCCTCTAACTGTCCTTATTGTATTAAATTAAAGAATTTTTTAAAAGAAAATGGGATTAAATTTAAAGAGATAAATATCTCTATATACCCTGAGGCTGTAAAAGAACTTAAAAATATAACAGGGCAAGTAGGAGTTCCTGTTCTTCTTTTTGGGAATCAAAAGATTGTGGGTTTTAATGAAGAACATCTTAGAAAAGTTTTAAATATAAAAAGGAGGAAATTTGAATAA
- a CDS encoding YfhO family protein: MKNKRYDILIIFSFTVLLFIFFWKIITKESFFWFDFILVEYPRRAYMAEMLLSGKIPLWLPYIYGGYPFIGSQPTFSLCPFLLFLSLFLKNNHISAYIVELSLLFQIWFGGITTYFLLKELGISKLSSLFGVVLFSFSLPTIVRTQHTGELTGLIWLPIIFYSLLKTSKERNLFWASISGLVIGMSILGSHIQVYFYLLGVVSSFLLYNTITSKERKKVLILAIVLILVSLFFAAPRIIPELEYVRLSSRTREFVAGYTPFKMILALFTPHIFGKGTDGYDYWGGYESFWMFVEYSSYIGVIGLLLLAFSYRIFNKKNIRFFFYLLGFALIFMYGKYNPFQKLIAIFLPGLRFHIRFMPFFVLASTIITSFSLDSLADNLKEKNFKKVGTFGLIGTAVIIAGVAVWHSTSIYPSTGLGFYKHKVIFQSLLLFGVFLLFSFSLLYIRSREKISSQWFKICASIILFFDLFLMGSYFAGQKMSPEDYYSSNHLIRFLQHESKFEKFRIDSPRFGYFYSNSRSLLFQLEALDGHVPNKLARFSKFEQAFKDQKEKYLDLYNVKYEVRDTTIGRNRLISLSKRDSYLPRAWIVHQVKKLADSLIIPYMKSNAFKPLEEMVVPEETKIVGFNKELKDKEKENVKIIEYEADKIKLEVELVSDGYLVLSEHYYPGWEAYINEERSDIICANYLFRAVSVPKGKHRVSFLFKPRSFYLGVALAFLSLIFTTVVFILSLIHYKKH, translated from the coding sequence TTGAAGAATAAAAGGTATGATATTCTCATAATTTTTTCGTTTACTGTGTTGCTTTTCATATTTTTTTGGAAAATTATTACAAAAGAATCATTTTTCTGGTTTGATTTTATCCTTGTAGAATATCCCAGAAGAGCCTATATGGCTGAAATGCTTCTTTCGGGAAAGATCCCATTATGGCTACCATATATCTATGGGGGTTATCCTTTTATTGGTTCACAGCCCACTTTTTCCCTGTGTCCCTTTTTACTTTTTTTGTCATTGTTTCTCAAAAACAACCACATTTCCGCATATATTGTTGAATTATCTTTACTTTTCCAGATATGGTTTGGTGGTATTACGACCTATTTCTTATTGAAAGAATTAGGCATCTCTAAACTTTCCTCGTTATTCGGAGTAGTATTATTTTCTTTTAGTCTGCCAACAATTGTTCGAACACAACATACAGGAGAACTGACAGGGTTGATATGGCTCCCAATTATTTTTTATTCCCTATTAAAAACTTCTAAAGAAAGAAATTTGTTCTGGGCTTCGATTTCTGGTTTAGTTATAGGAATGTCTATTTTGGGGTCACATATCCAAGTATATTTTTACCTCTTAGGAGTGGTTAGTTCTTTCCTTTTATATAACACAATTACCTCAAAAGAAAGAAAAAAAGTATTAATTCTTGCTATAGTTCTTATTCTAGTGAGCTTATTTTTTGCTGCTCCAAGAATAATACCTGAATTAGAGTATGTAAGGTTGAGTTCAAGAACTCGGGAATTCGTAGCGGGTTATACTCCCTTTAAAATGATCCTAGCGCTTTTTACCCCTCATATATTTGGGAAGGGAACAGATGGTTACGATTACTGGGGTGGGTACGAGTCATTCTGGATGTTTGTTGAATATAGTTCTTATATTGGTGTTATTGGCTTGCTTTTACTTGCTTTCTCGTACAGGATTTTCAATAAGAAAAATATACGGTTTTTCTTTTATTTATTGGGTTTTGCTCTTATATTTATGTATGGAAAATACAATCCTTTCCAGAAATTAATTGCTATCTTTTTACCTGGTTTGAGATTCCATATAAGATTTATGCCATTCTTTGTTTTGGCGTCTACAATAATTACATCTTTCTCTCTTGATTCTCTGGCAGATAATCTAAAAGAAAAGAACTTTAAAAAAGTCGGAACTTTTGGATTAATAGGAACTGCTGTCATTATTGCTGGAGTAGCGGTATGGCATTCTACCAGCATTTATCCGTCAACAGGTTTAGGATTTTACAAACACAAAGTCATATTTCAAAGTTTACTTCTCTTCGGGGTATTTTTGCTTTTTTCATTCTCTCTTCTTTATATAAGGAGTAGAGAAAAAATATCTTCTCAATGGTTTAAAATTTGTGCTTCTATTATCCTCTTCTTTGACCTTTTTCTCATGGGCAGTTACTTCGCTGGGCAGAAAATGTCTCCTGAGGATTATTATTCTTCTAATCACCTTATTCGGTTTCTGCAACATGAAAGTAAGTTTGAAAAATTCAGAATAGACTCTCCAAGATTTGGTTACTTCTATTCAAATTCAAGGTCTTTATTGTTTCAATTGGAAGCACTTGATGGCCATGTGCCAAATAAGTTGGCCCGTTTTAGTAAATTTGAGCAGGCGTTCAAAGACCAAAAAGAAAAATATCTCGACTTATACAATGTAAAATATGAAGTAAGAGATACCACAATAGGCAGGAATAGGTTAATTTCCCTCTCGAAACGCGATTCTTATCTTCCCCGGGCTTGGATAGTTCACCAGGTAAAGAAACTGGCGGACTCTTTAATCATTCCCTATATGAAATCCAATGCCTTTAAGCCATTAGAAGAGATGGTAGTTCCTGAAGAAACAAAAATCGTTGGTTTTAATAAAGAGTTGAAAGATAAAGAAAAAGAGAACGTCAAGATAATCGAGTATGAAGCAGATAAGATAAAACTGGAGGTTGAACTTGTCTCGGACGGTTATCTTGTACTTTCAGAACACTATTACCCTGGTTGGGAAGCCTACATTAATGAAGAAAGAAGCGATATAATTTGCGCCAACTATCTCTTTCGTGCAGTTTCTGTCCCTAAAGGTAAACATAGAGTAAGTTTTCTTTTCAAACCGAGAAGTTTCTATCTGGGAGTTGCTCTTGCTTTTCTTTCTTTAATTTTTACTACCGTTGTTTTTATCCTTTCTCTAATCCATTATAAGAAGCATTAA
- a CDS encoding glycosyltransferase family 2 protein, which produces MNKEILYSVVIPIYNEEDNIPILYEKLVQVFEKIEGNYEIVFVDDGSSDSSWSLLKELHRKNSSVKILKFSRNFGHQTAISAGIDFAHGDAVITMDGDLQDPPELIPSLIEKWKEGYQVVYAVRKARKGESFFKKGVAWFFYRILKLLSEVEIPMDAGDYRLMDKNIAERLKNLKEQYRFIRGLTSWLGFKQTGVEFIREPRYKGEVKYSFWKLIKLALDGIISFSIKPLQVASFVGFIVSIFSFLYAVWAIIYRFALKEIVPGWASAIAIILFLGGIQLITLGIIGEYIGRIYGEVKDRPLYIIEEKYE; this is translated from the coding sequence ATGAATAAGGAAATTTTATACAGTGTGGTTATTCCAATTTATAATGAAGAGGATAATATTCCTATCCTCTATGAAAAATTGGTTCAGGTTTTTGAAAAAATAGAGGGAAATTATGAAATTGTATTCGTTGACGATGGAAGTTCTGATTCTTCCTGGAGTCTGTTAAAAGAGTTGCACAGAAAAAATTCCTCTGTAAAAATTCTAAAATTCTCCCGGAACTTTGGGCATCAAACAGCAATCTCGGCAGGAATAGATTTTGCTCACGGCGATGCTGTTATAACAATGGATGGAGACCTTCAGGACCCTCCGGAACTTATACCCAGCTTGATAGAGAAATGGAAAGAGGGATACCAGGTAGTTTATGCGGTTAGAAAAGCACGAAAAGGGGAAAGTTTTTTTAAGAAAGGAGTCGCCTGGTTTTTCTATCGTATTCTAAAACTTCTTTCCGAGGTAGAAATTCCAATGGACGCTGGCGATTATAGACTTATGGATAAAAACATAGCAGAAAGATTAAAGAATTTAAAAGAACAATATCGTTTTATCAGAGGGCTTACCAGCTGGTTGGGGTTTAAACAGACAGGTGTAGAATTTATTAGAGAACCAAGATATAAAGGAGAAGTCAAATATTCATTCTGGAAACTTATAAAGCTTGCATTAGATGGAATAATTTCATTTTCTATCAAACCTCTTCAAGTTGCCAGTTTTGTAGGATTTATAGTCTCTATATTTTCTTTCTTATATGCGGTTTGGGCAATTATTTATAGATTTGCCCTCAAGGAAATAGTCCCAGGTTGGGCTTCCGCAATAGCAATCATACTATTTCTCGGTGGTATTCAACTCATAACTCTGGGTATAATAGGCGAGTATATCGGAAGAATTTATGGAGAGGTAAAAGATAGACCTCTGTATATTATTGAAGAAAAATACGAATAA
- a CDS encoding 4Fe-4S binding protein — protein sequence MYNKYIRITVGVSAFFTVNNHFSTDIYQGVGKRFLFPGLNCYSCPLARFSCPIGTIQSFIVIRNFPFYAIGFLAFLGITLGRVACGWICPFGFLQEFLYKIKTFKIQIPEKYNYSKFFVLFFLVILLPLFTFQPWFCKLCPQGGIEAGIPLVLLNSFIRLRVGWFFYVKISIVLVFISYSVLIKRPFCRFCCPLGAIYGLFNKFTFFKIMVDEKRCTECLACHNICPMDIEIFNVPDSIDCIRCGLCIKKCPTGALSFSYGFTTFKEKEVRVNNG from the coding sequence ATGTACAATAAATATATTCGGATAACTGTTGGGGTAAGTGCCTTTTTTACAGTTAATAACCATTTTTCTACTGATATTTATCAAGGTGTAGGTAAAAGATTCCTTTTCCCTGGGCTTAATTGTTACTCCTGCCCTCTTGCGAGGTTTTCCTGCCCTATTGGAACAATTCAAAGTTTTATTGTTATAAGGAACTTTCCTTTTTATGCAATAGGATTTTTAGCATTTTTAGGAATAACTTTAGGGAGAGTTGCTTGTGGATGGATCTGCCCCTTTGGTTTTCTTCAAGAATTTCTTTATAAAATAAAAACCTTTAAGATTCAAATACCCGAAAAATATAATTATTCAAAGTTTTTTGTTCTTTTCTTTCTCGTTATTTTATTGCCTCTTTTCACCTTCCAACCTTGGTTCTGTAAATTATGCCCTCAAGGAGGAATTGAGGCTGGAATACCTCTGGTTTTGTTAAATTCTTTTATAAGGCTCAGAGTAGGTTGGTTTTTCTATGTCAAGATTTCTATTGTTCTCGTTTTTATCTCTTATTCGGTTTTAATAAAAAGACCCTTCTGCCGGTTTTGTTGTCCTCTCGGAGCCATCTACGGGCTCTTCAATAAATTTACCTTTTTTAAGATTATGGTTGATGAAAAAAGGTGTACCGAATGCCTTGCCTGTCATAATATCTGCCCTATGGACATTGAAATCTTTAATGTTCCGGATTCTATAGATTGCATTAGATGTGGTTTGTGTATAAAAAAGTGTCCCACAGGAGCGTTATCATTTTCGTATGGATTTACTACCTTTAAAGAAAAGGAAGTAAGAGTTAACAATGGATAA
- the dxs gene encoding 1-deoxy-D-xylulose-5-phosphate synthase translates to MLLEKVNSPEDLKNLSIKELKILASEMREKIIEVVSKNGGHLAPNLGVVELTIALLKVFDPPKDKIIWDVSHQAYGYKLLTGRREAFDTLRKFGGLSGFLRRDESVYDAFGAGHASTSLSAALGFAIARDKKGENYQVVAVIGDGALTGGIALEGLNQIGYLKRDMIVILNDNEMSIAKNVGGLREYLTRLQSAEIYNKIMEDAWSLLEKLPPGLSERATRAAEKLSIGLKNLIVPNVIFEELGLSYYGPIDGHNIKELITILSKLKKIKKAKLLHIITEKGRGYKPAQENPSLFHGVGPFDKRTGKIIKRKGPKDYSEVFGEAIVEEAEKNKDIIAITAAMAEGTGLSLFKEKFPERFFDVGIAEQHAVTFAAGLACEGLRPVCAIYSTFLQRAFDQILHDVALQRLPVIFCIDRGGFSPGDGATHHGVFDLSYLRMIPNIVIMAPRDEVELKRMLKTALLNKECPTAIRYPKGKSIGVKEPYELLPISIPEAEILRKGKDVLILTIGPIIYSILKVTEKISNINPTVVDARFVKPLDEEKILELAEKSKKIITVEENSVVGGFGSAILELLNRESMKKEVLRIGIPDYFVEHGEEEKLLESIGMDKNSLIERIKSFVK, encoded by the coding sequence ATGTTACTTGAGAAGGTTAATTCTCCAGAGGATTTAAAGAATTTATCAATAAAAGAATTAAAGATTCTAGCTTCTGAAATGAGAGAGAAGATAATAGAAGTAGTCTCTAAAAATGGGGGGCATCTTGCACCAAATTTGGGTGTTGTGGAGCTTACGATTGCACTCCTTAAGGTTTTTGATCCACCAAAAGATAAAATAATTTGGGATGTATCCCACCAAGCTTATGGTTATAAGTTATTAACAGGTAGGAGAGAAGCTTTTGACACTCTTAGGAAATTTGGAGGGCTTAGTGGTTTTTTAAGAAGAGATGAGTCAGTTTATGACGCTTTTGGAGCTGGGCATGCAAGCACTTCTTTGTCCGCAGCTCTTGGGTTTGCAATTGCAAGGGATAAGAAAGGAGAAAATTACCAGGTTGTTGCTGTTATTGGAGATGGTGCTTTAACAGGAGGGATTGCTTTAGAAGGGCTAAATCAAATTGGATATTTAAAAAGAGATATGATAGTGATTTTGAATGACAACGAAATGTCTATAGCTAAGAATGTAGGGGGGTTAAGAGAATACTTGACCCGTTTGCAGTCTGCAGAGATTTATAATAAGATAATGGAAGATGCTTGGAGTCTCCTTGAAAAGCTTCCTCCAGGTTTAAGCGAAAGGGCAACTAGGGCTGCTGAAAAATTAAGTATAGGACTTAAAAATTTAATTGTCCCAAATGTAATTTTTGAGGAATTAGGTCTTTCCTATTATGGGCCTATTGATGGCCATAATATAAAAGAACTAATTACAATTCTTTCTAAGCTAAAGAAGATAAAGAAAGCAAAGCTTCTTCATATTATTACAGAAAAAGGGAGAGGTTACAAACCTGCTCAAGAAAATCCATCTCTTTTTCACGGAGTAGGGCCTTTTGATAAAAGAACAGGGAAAATTATAAAGAGAAAGGGGCCAAAAGATTATTCAGAAGTTTTTGGAGAAGCAATAGTTGAGGAAGCCGAAAAGAATAAAGATATAATCGCAATAACAGCAGCTATGGCTGAGGGAACAGGTCTTTCACTTTTTAAAGAGAAATTCCCGGAAAGATTTTTTGATGTTGGTATTGCCGAACAACACGCAGTCACTTTTGCTGCAGGTCTTGCTTGTGAAGGTTTGAGGCCTGTTTGTGCAATATATTCTACTTTTCTTCAAAGAGCCTTTGATCAGATTCTTCATGATGTTGCATTACAACGATTGCCAGTAATTTTTTGTATAGATAGAGGTGGTTTTTCTCCTGGAGATGGGGCTACACACCATGGAGTTTTTGATCTTTCCTATCTTAGGATGATACCAAACATTGTGATAATGGCTCCAAGAGATGAGGTTGAGTTAAAGAGGATGTTAAAAACAGCTCTTCTTAACAAAGAGTGTCCTACAGCAATTCGTTACCCCAAAGGAAAGTCTATAGGGGTAAAGGAACCTTATGAGCTTCTCCCTATTTCAATTCCAGAAGCAGAAATTCTTCGTAAAGGAAAGGATGTTCTTATTTTAACAATAGGTCCAATTATATATTCAATTCTTAAGGTAACTGAGAAAATCTCTAACATTAATCCAACTGTAGTGGATGCTAGATTTGTGAAGCCTTTGGATGAGGAAAAGATTTTAGAACTTGCGGAAAAGAGTAAGAAAATTATAACAGTGGAAGAGAATTCTGTTGTAGGAGGTTTTGGGAGTGCTATCTTAGAACTTCTTAATAGGGAATCAATGAAAAAAGAAGTTTTAAGAATAGGTATTCCTGACTATTTTGTAGAACATGGAGAAGAAGAAAAACTTTTAGAATCAATTGGGATGGATAAAAATAGCTTAATAGAAAGAATTAAGAGTTTTGTGAAATGA
- the lpxC gene encoding UDP-3-O-acyl-N-acetylglucosamine deacetylase, producing the protein MKERTIKEKIILSGRGIHSGNKAKITLYPKEEGGIIFVKDQEEIPAIFSLVKSQEREIVLSKNGVSVRGVEHLMSALYACGVDHVRVEIEGEEIPAFDGSAYPFISAIEKVGLKELKKEKRKRFINKKIFVENKGSFAFCLPAKKLKVHYIISYNHPLLFYQEYIFDGKTDFKKNIGRSRTYGFLSWKEELNKRGFALGASEKNTLIYTESGLLNKPRFKDEAVRHKILDLMGELYLLNPIPIGYYFVFRGGHLLHFQLLKEIERSKNGL; encoded by the coding sequence ATGAAGGAAAGAACAATAAAAGAGAAGATTATCCTTTCTGGAAGGGGCATTCATTCAGGGAATAAGGCAAAAATAACCCTTTATCCTAAAGAGGAAGGAGGAATTATTTTTGTTAAAGACCAGGAAGAAATTCCTGCAATTTTTTCCTTAGTAAAATCTCAAGAAAGAGAAATTGTTCTTTCAAAAAATGGTGTAAGTGTAAGAGGTGTAGAACATCTTATGAGTGCTCTTTATGCTTGTGGGGTTGATCATGTTAGAGTAGAAATAGAAGGGGAAGAAATACCTGCTTTTGATGGAAGCGCTTATCCTTTTATTTCTGCGATTGAGAAAGTTGGGTTAAAGGAGCTAAAGAAAGAAAAGAGGAAAAGATTTATTAATAAAAAAATTTTTGTAGAAAATAAAGGTTCCTTTGCTTTTTGTCTTCCTGCAAAGAAACTTAAAGTCCATTATATTATTTCTTATAATCATCCTTTGCTTTTTTATCAAGAATATATTTTTGATGGGAAAACTGATTTTAAAAAGAATATAGGAAGATCCAGAACCTATGGATTTCTTTCTTGGAAAGAAGAATTAAATAAGAGAGGATTTGCATTAGGAGCTTCAGAGAAAAATACCCTTATTTATACAGAAAGTGGTTTATTAAATAAACCTCGTTTTAAAGATGAAGCAGTTAGGCATAAGATTCTTGATTTAATGGGTGAACTTTATCTACTTAACCCTATCCCTATTGGTTATTATTTTGTTTTTAGAGGAGGTCATTTATTACATTTTCAATTACTTAAAGAAATAGAAAGGAGCAAAAATGGTCTTTAG
- the fabZ gene encoding 3-hydroxyacyl-ACP dehydratase FabZ: MVFSIEKILEIMPHRYPFLLIDKVEIVGENEVIGIKNVTYNEPFFRGHFPMDPIMPAVLIVESMVQAGGFLLLNKLSDPKKANVYFASIEKAKFRKPVRPGDVLEHRVKLTAFRTNFCKLEGESFVGKEKVAEGSFSAAIVERKEEQ, from the coding sequence ATGGTCTTTAGTATTGAAAAAATACTTGAAATTATGCCTCATCGATATCCTTTTCTCTTGATTGATAAAGTAGAAATTGTGGGAGAAAATGAGGTCATTGGAATAAAAAATGTTACTTACAATGAACCCTTTTTTAGAGGACATTTCCCTATGGACCCGATAATGCCAGCAGTCCTCATTGTTGAGTCTATGGTTCAAGCAGGTGGATTTTTGCTTTTAAATAAGCTTTCGGATCCTAAAAAAGCAAATGTATATTTTGCATCTATTGAAAAAGCGAAATTCAGAAAACCTGTTCGTCCTGGGGATGTTTTAGAACATAGAGTTAAACTCACAGCTTTTAGAACTAATTTTTGCAAGTTAGAAGGAGAATCTTTTGTTGGAAAAGAAAAAGTCGCAGAAGGCTCTTTCTCTGCAGCTATTGTAGAAAGGAAGGAAGAACAATGA
- a CDS encoding FAD-dependent oxidoreductase yields MSFNKKNHFSTAIIGSGPAGLTAAIYLGRSKVDTIVFEKFLPGGYVVNIHNIENYPGFPEGISGIDLGKLYHQHAQKFGAIIKNEEVKKIILEEKPFIIETSISSYTSLTLILSMGTSFKKLGVPGEEEFIHKGISFCATCDAPLFEGENVVVIGAGNSGLQESLYISRFAKHITIIEKLEYPTGEKILIDRVKYNKKIELLLSHSVIRFIGDEMLSGVEVKDLKKGKIKFLEAKGAFIYVGEVPNSELVKGLLELDENGFILTDQYMRTSFPGVFAIGNVRTTPLRQIATAIGDGAIGAKEVYKFLETLEAKNEY; encoded by the coding sequence ATGAGTTTTAACAAGAAAAATCATTTCTCTACGGCAATTATAGGTAGTGGTCCAGCAGGACTTACTGCAGCAATTTATCTTGGTAGATCCAAAGTAGACACAATAGTATTTGAAAAATTCCTGCCAGGAGGTTATGTAGTTAATATTCATAATATAGAAAATTATCCGGGTTTTCCAGAAGGAATCTCCGGAATAGATTTGGGGAAATTATATCATCAACACGCGCAAAAATTTGGAGCTATAATTAAAAATGAGGAAGTTAAGAAAATAATTTTGGAAGAAAAACCCTTTATAATAGAAACTTCCATTTCCTCTTACACCTCTCTAACTTTGATATTATCGATGGGAACTTCTTTTAAAAAATTAGGTGTCCCCGGAGAAGAAGAGTTTATCCATAAAGGAATCTCTTTTTGTGCTACTTGTGATGCTCCTCTTTTTGAAGGGGAAAATGTTGTTGTAATAGGTGCGGGAAACTCTGGTCTTCAAGAATCTTTATACATCTCAAGATTTGCAAAACATATCACAATAATTGAAAAACTTGAATATCCAACTGGCGAAAAAATCCTTATAGATCGGGTTAAATATAATAAAAAAATAGAATTACTATTATCGCATTCAGTTATTAGATTTATAGGAGATGAAATGTTAAGCGGCGTTGAAGTCAAAGATTTAAAGAAAGGAAAGATAAAATTCCTTGAAGCAAAGGGTGCTTTCATTTATGTAGGAGAAGTCCCCAACAGCGAACTTGTAAAAGGCCTCTTAGAATTAGACGAGAACGGTTTTATTTTGACAGACCAATATATGAGAACATCCTTTCCTGGAGTTTTTGCTATTGGAAATGTCCGAACTACTCCCTTACGACAAATAGCAACTGCTATAGGAGATGGTGCTATAGGAGCTAAAGAAGTTTACAAATTTCTTGAAACACTCGAAGCAAAAAATGAATATTAA
- the deoC gene encoding deoxyribose-phosphate aldolase: MFLNPKSNILTPKLIDHTNLKVDAQEIDIEKLCKESIEYNFRGVCVNPVWVPFVSKILKNTPVKVISVGDFPLGSSLSEARKKEAEVIMKSGGDEVDFVLQIPLFKSKKYKEVERDLREIAEIIHPDGKLKVIIEAPILTEDEIKDVVKIVEASGADFIKTGTGTKGPVTIFQVKKIKENTTLPIKASGGIRDIKTAIELIKEGASILGSSNGVKIVRDLL; this comes from the coding sequence ATGTTTTTAAATCCTAAGTCTAATATCTTAACTCCTAAATTGATTGATCACACAAACCTAAAAGTTGATGCTCAGGAAATAGATATTGAGAAGTTGTGTAAAGAGTCGATAGAATACAATTTCAGAGGTGTTTGTGTAAATCCTGTATGGGTTCCATTTGTTTCAAAAATTTTAAAAAATACACCAGTTAAAGTAATCTCGGTTGGGGATTTCCCTTTAGGGTCTTCTTTAAGCGAGGCAAGGAAAAAAGAAGCTGAGGTGATTATGAAAAGCGGAGGAGATGAAGTAGATTTTGTCCTGCAAATACCTCTTTTTAAAAGCAAAAAATATAAGGAAGTTGAAAGGGACTTAAGAGAAATTGCGGAGATTATTCATCCTGATGGTAAACTTAAAGTTATAATTGAAGCTCCTATTTTAACAGAAGATGAAATTAAGGATGTTGTTAAAATTGTAGAGGCCTCAGGAGCAGACTTTATTAAAACAGGAACAGGGACAAAAGGGCCTGTTACGATTTTTCAAGTTAAAAAGATAAAGGAAAATACAACACTTCCAATAAAGGCTAGTGGGGGAATAAGAGATATAAAAACCGCGATTGAATTAATAAAAGAAGGTGCTTCAATTTTAGGTAGTTCAAATGGGGTAAAAATAGTTAGAGATTTACTTTAG